ATTAATTAAAAATGGTTATTAGGTGTGGACCATTATTATAACACAGCTCATGTTGGCTACTTAAAAACTGTGAAATCTAAATTAAATGAGGTGGGGAATCACATTCAATATCCAAAAGATTAACCTACTCAGAATATAACACAAATCACAAAGTGAAGAGGTTAGTGTGCGATACACAGGAAAACAGGCTCAGCTAGGCGAGCCCCTAGTTCATTCTAGTTCACCTATGCACTAGTCCTTAGAAATATCACATTATTATCGATCATCATATTATACATTGAAATTGTTGTTAAAAACAGCAGACTGTagatcacatttatttataatttcaagTATTATTATAAGGTTTCTAATATCCTGCTTACAGAAAATGAATGGATGGAAAGAGGTGACAGACAGACTGTGGTTTCAACAACATGTTTTCCCTTATGGAAGACAAAAATGCCTTTGAAATAGTCAAACAAGTTAGAGATTCATCTCTGTCTAGCTTGTGTTTTACAACTTGTCCTGAGTTTCCTCCACTCTCTCTGACCTTGACATGAAAGTGAGCTTATTTATGAGGATATCTTGACTCTTTAAAGtgcacaaaaaattaaataataagaataataatctaGTATCATCATTTTGAgatgttattttgttttacattaaaaaatattttttaaatcaatcataaattatacataatttacaatttcttaaaaatatatataaatgagattttatttaaaaggtaCTGACAAAAAACTTTAAAAGGTAAACTATagcatgtatgaatgtatgtatgtatgtatatatatatatatggcatttatagaataattacaaaataaattaaaaatgtattattacactGTTGCACAATTACATTAATAGACTGATTATACAAACTATCATCAGTAGCATCATTTTAAGTAACTGTATATTTATAGAATAACTTACAAACCatgctaactctctctctctctctctctctctctctctctctctcacacacacacacacacacacacacaaacaaatgcacataATCTCTCCATTGCAAATTAAATATTTCAAGTATTTCCCTCTTCCATAATTTCCAGATCTTCACTGATTCGTGAATTGCAATATTagacaaatataaatatgtagaattatatatacagtggctccaaaaatatttggacacttgagcAGCATATAAAAATTTATGAATGTCTTcaaatgttttcacattttaaatataaaagctTAAAATTGTATGTCTTTGCATTTTATAGCAAATATTAAACCGCAAATTTTTCACTTATTTGAAAGACATATAGCACAAAAACAATTTACATCAAAAGATGGCCTGAAGTgagaaacaacagcaaaaaaaaaacacagcaaaaCCACTTTATGGCTGTCAAATtttagttaatgtgatgaactacatctgtgtgaacttgaggggaacttaCATCATACTAGATTTGTCGAAATACAACAATGTCGGTAGTCAGTTCCAATAAGAGTCAAATTTCATGATTCTCGATACCACTTTCAATACCACGAAGACATAGGTAATATGCTAATGAGCACACTCTTTAAGCCTATTTAACAAAGTTAAATGTATTAATGATGAGTttcttaattatgtttttttaagtattCAATTTTTAAAGTATGACCCTATGAAATcagttttataattatttttctaaattcCATTGTTTCCCCCCAAATTCTGTTTTCAGTTCCATGCTAATCCAGCATCAGAATTGAGActgatcaaattaattaatacaaatgtaatcaaataaaaatagaccAAGTGCTTCAGTAAAGACCTTCACAGCAGAATGTAAAACACAAGATTGTTATaacattaattataataatataattataataattaatatttattatataattataatattttttagaataatattaactATTATTATTTCAGTAAATATTACACAtaatacagtagtaatatattgctgtcgcaatttcttcaatttcacagATCAAGCTTTTActttgaatcaagcttttattttgacaaaggCTTTTCCGGTTCTGTGTTTTGACAGTACTTCCACACTTCCAGATGAGATGTTTGATATATTGTCCAGTGTGAATATTAAAGCACGAAATGAtgagatttatttatataaatgtaaagtcTGCAAGTGCTGCACGCTTCACAGAGAATGTGCGATCTCTTCTGTCATCTACTACAATAAGCACAGCACACAATGATCATAAAATGTGGTGTTTTCAGCATATCAGGAGCTTAACACATTCaatttgaagtgtgcagcacatgcaaactgtatATTTCTTGAATTAAATCACATCCTTTTGTGATTAAATAATCACACTAATACATATAATGATTTTAATTTGGTTAATTCATTTCCATTtcgtgtaaaaggagtaacagagcacacatTCAAATTAacgtgtgagcatttgaaagcagccaTCTGTCAGTCAGACAGGGTGTTTGGGACTGAATTGTGTCGGTGTTactggtactgcagaaacactggtatcgttgcatatatttttttaagtatcgAAAGGGGTAACCTTTATAAGCAATTTGTACccgatctaacccttaaaattagttttgttggtgtaaagtattcaggttgattcactAATATTTAGTAGTATTTTTGACTAATTTAGATGCTTTTTTGTTGGACTAAACCAGTTGCAATTACTTCACAAAAGTAAAGTTAGTTCTGAGgaaggtctagcatcatttgtttgcagattccacttggtttgatatgttGTCTGGAATGCAGTGACATTCATTCATTTCTACTTGTCAGAGTACATTTTCAGGCCACTGTATTTTGGTGTTGGGTTTGTCAAGCAATTGTAGCTCTTCAATCAATTTCAGACAGCAAATCACAGCCAAACAGCATCCTTACATCAGGAGGACTGTGATGACACCTGAGAGGATAACCAGAGCAGCTGGaaagacaagagaaaaatgaaggTTAAGTCATCGTCTTCTCCTAATCCATGGAAAGGGCTCCATATCAAATAGATGTGATCCCCTGTTGGCTTCATAATATGCCACGGGTCTTTACATTATAGCTTAACCAACATTTAGCAACTATAGAGCAGACAATTCAGAAAGCTAAAACTGCTCAATGAAAAGTCACTGATGGAGATCTAATCCTAGCTATCCTAGGAATTGCACTGATGTGGATGTTTTTACCCTGAGATGCAGCTTGCTGCAGTGCATGGCTCCCCCCTGTAGGTTTTAATGTAGTAGTGGTTGTAATCACAGTAGCAATGGTCGTATTCCCACTTGTAATGGATGTATTTAGAACGTTTGTGCTGTTAGGATTGGTTAGGTCAACTGATGCATTTGTCGACATTCGGGTGACTGGAGACCCCAGAGTGCCTAAAAATAGAAGtagaaatgaaaatatatatttttttagttttgttagaTAAACAAATATGCCAGTCTTCCAGTCGTAGTGTTACACTCACCGTTTGTAAAGTTGCCTGTTAAGAATAAGACAAAAGTGCCGGTGTTTGCTGCACGGGTGGTGGTGCTACTGAGACCTGGGGCTACGAAAACACACtgaatcttttttccattcaCTGAGCCACTGATATATCCAGGGTTAAACTGCAGCGAGAAGGATGATATCATATTAAAATACCTTTCTACTACACAGCTCAATCACATTTGAAtacatgtttttctttattaGCAACATGCTTTAGAGCCCTGTGTGAACAGCAGCATAATTGTGATtagcaaatgtattatttatactcTATATAATGAATCTACTGTATAGTGAAGAATCTGCTTTGCAAAGTTTGGAAGAGAATTTCAGAGAGAAGGCTTTCTTAAAAAGAGTCTTACTGTGTTATCCAGAGTCAATCTGCCATTGTTCAGTGTGGCCCTGTTGAACTTCACTATACCATTGTTGTTGGCACAAGAATAGACGGTGGCACCATTACCctataaaaagtacaaatatattatacctaaatctatttaaaaatggcattatatatattatataaagacATTTATGATTCAGATGGTAGCTgtaaataatatttcatttatCTCCCAAATTTACTCTGATAAATTCATTTTTATGAGGAAGTATTCAACAAATCTTTCTTAAATATGTATGGCAAATGAATGTGATCTCCTTCAGACCTCCTTGTTGTCTCGAGATAGGCCAACTCCAATGTAACCATCTGACTCTCCACTGAGCTCAAAAGTGAGGTTGTCTGTATTTCCGTTTACTCCTTTCGTGGAGAGGAAAAAGCAGGAACCTTGTGCAGCTGGATTACAGGTGGGTGGAGCAGAGAAACATGCCCTATCTTTCCTGCAGTTATCCCTGCCTGGTATGATAACCTGGAATAAAAGTAACTTCATGTTATCCATGAAATGTTATACTAAAGTTCAAATCCACTGAgaatagttaaaaataaataatatctatCATATAAATCTCAAGTATGTAACATAACTAGAGTAATTTACCATTAGACACAAAAGGGCAGTCCTTGACTTCATtgacttttataatattttaactgAAACTTTCATTTGGAAAATCAAAAGCTTCCTACCAGTCTGTTCACACTTACATTTGATGATTGACTGGGATTAGATGCTGTGGCATTTGATGCCAGCAAACATTTCATCTTTTTAAAGAAACTTTCACTTGAGCAATCAAGATCATCATACAACATTTTAAACAGGAAAAAGAACTTGGCTCACTTGTGACATGCTGTTGCTAGTCACGATATTAGGCCCTATCTGGGGCAGGTTGCTGGTCACGTTGAGAGGGCCCATCTGCGTTAAGTTGCCGGTCATGTTGAGAGGGCGCATCTGCGTTAAGTTGCCGGTCATGTTGAGAGGGCCCATCTGCGTTAAGTTGCCGGTCATGTTGAGAGGGCGCATCTGCGTTAAGTTGCCGGTCATGTTGAGAGGGCCCATCTGCGTTAAGTTGCCGGTCATGTTGAGAGGGCCCATCTGCGTTAAGTTGCCGGTCATGTTGAGAGGGCCCATCTGCGTTAAGTGGGGAATGAActgaaaatgaactgaaactttcATTTGGAAAATCAAAAGCTTCCTACCAGTCTGTTCACACTTACATTTGATGATTGACTGGGATTAGATGCTGTGGCATTTGATGCTGCTGTTGCATTTGAAGCTGTGGCATTTGTATTGGCTGTAATCACTGTAATGTCTGTGCTGTTTGGGTTGGTTGGATCCACTGATCCATTTGTGACCAGTATACTGACTGGAGAGTTCAGCATACCTGGGGTAAAACAGTAGAGGAAAGAAATGTTTAAGTTATATTACAAAACAAAATCTCTTTTAGTTATGTGATCATAGTGTTGCACTCACCATTTGAAAGGCTGCCTGTAAAAACTTGGAGAACAGCTCCTGTGTTTGCCACACGGGTGGTGGTGCTGCTGAGACCAGGAGCTGTGAAAGTGCACTGAATCTTTCTTCCGTTCACAGAGCCACGGATACTTCCAGGGCTGAACTGCAGCACAAGTGaagttatacaaatataaattatttctaCATCGCTGAAACACAGTGTCAAAAGATCCACATAGAAGCATATTAAAGCTGTCTGAAGAAAATTTGATCTCTTTTAGATTAGAGTTATTTGAGCTTGCATGGGTCTTCTGACCTATCTGACTAAGAAATGATTCTCTTCAGTGGCAACGTGACTTAAGCTGTCCTTACACTGCACAGATGGCACAGAAGCCATATCTGAAGTGGCTCAAAAATTTGTGTTACACAGTTTTCGTAATGTAGTAAATTACACAGAAATCAGTCACTGTAAACAATGTATCACATACTTGGCGATTATTGATCCTTGTGTACAGCATTAAGAACAATACATGAGGTATGACATTGGCAAGTTTACAACTTTTACATAAAACTAAAGCCATCAAAGCTGCCTCTGATCCTTGGGGGTAAAACGGATCACAGCCTGCTTATGGATTTGATGcaaaaatgcatcattaaaattaattttggaGGAGGTACAGATGCACCTTAAATCAGCTCTGTAAAGACACCTTTTAACTATTCCCTGTtataatatattactaaattatctGTTGCTAACAATCTTCTGTGCAAATCTTATTGGAGTATTTCAGAGAGAAGTCTATAAAAATGGTCTTACTGCATTATCTGTAGTCAGTTGGCTATTGTTCAGTGTGGCACGGATGAACTGCACTACTCCATTGATATTGGCACAAGAATAGATGGTGTCGCCATTACCCTAAGAAAAGGGAAAATATAATTAGTCTGAGAATGCAAATCTCAGTTAATATCTAATGCATGCTTCAGAATCACAGATAAAGTCATATAAAGATGTTGACAAGACTGTGGTTTATTTGTCTCCCAAATCTAGTATGTCGAATTATGAGGAAATTATGAGAATGATGCATCCAAACACAATCACAAAGCACCAAAAACAAGGTTTTTCATTTATTGGGAATGTGATCTCCTTCAGACCTTGTTGTTTCGAGAGAGGCCAACTGCAATGTAACCATCTGTCTCTCCACTGAGCTCAAAGGTGAGGTTGTCTGAATTTCCACTGACTCCTCTCGTGGACAGAAAAAAGCAGGAACTTGATACAGCTGGATTACAGGTGGGTGGAGCGGAGAAACATGCCCTATCCGTCCTGCAGTTTTCCCTGCTAATCATACTCTGCAACTGaattgaaacaaataaaaaatttaaggAAAACATATAAGTAAAAGTTATATATTTACCTAAGATCAAATTGATTGGGTTAACATTATTAGCTCAACCAGCAAACATTTCATCTTTTTAAAGAAACTTTCACTTGAGCAATCAAGATCATCATACAACATTTTAAACAGGAAAAAGAACTTGGCTCACTTGTGACATGCTGTTGCTAGTCACGATATTAGGCCCTATCTGGGGCAGGTTGCTGGTCACGTTGAGAGGGCCCATCTGGAGTTGCGGTCATGTTGAGAGCATCTGCTAAGTTGCGGTCATGTTGAGAGGGCCCATCTGCGTTAAGTTGCCGGTCATGTTGAGAGGGCGCATCTGCGTTAAGTTGCCGGTCATGTTGAGAGGGCCCATCTGCGTTAAGTTGCCGGTCATGTTGAGAGGGCGCATCTGCGTTAAGTTGCCGGTCATGTTGAGAGGGCCCATCTGCGTTAAGTTGCCGGTCATGTTGAGAGGGCCCATCTGCGTTAAGTTGCCGGTCATGTTGAGAGGGCCCATCTGCGTTAAGTTGCCGGTCATGTTGAGAGGGCGCATCTGCGTTAAGTTGCCGGTCATGTTGAGAGGGCCCATCTGCGTTAAGTTGCCGGTCATGTTGAGAGGGCGCATCTGCGTTAAGTTGCCGGTCACGTTGAGAGGGCCCATCTGCATTAAGTTGCCGGTCATGTTGAGGGGGCGCATCTGCGTTAAGTTGCCGGTCATGTTGAGGGGACCCATTTGCGTTAAGTTGCCGGTCATGTTGAGGGGGTGCATCTGCGTTAAGTTGCCGATCACGTTGAGGGGACCCATTTGCGTTAAGTTGCCGGTCATGTTGAGAGGGCGCATCTGCGTTAAGTTGCCGGTCATGTTGAGAGGGCCCATCTGCATTAAGTTGCCGGTCATGTTGAGGGGGCGCATCTGCGTTAAGTTGCCGGTCACGTTGAGGGGGCCCATTTGCGTTAAGTTGCCGGTCATGTTGTTAGAAGTTATCGAGCTATTGCTTGCAATAGAGATGGTCATGTTTATTGCAGTAAGCCCCACTGCTCCATGTATCATGCATACCATCACCAGGACAGCCACATAGATCCATTTACTCTCCATTTACTCTCTTTTGTACTTGTGTCTTTTTTATCTTTCAGTCTGAGTtacctaaaatggaaataaagtaaatcagtttgtaaaataaaaaaatcaaattgaagAAACAAAGCTGCAGCTACAATGGTCATAACTCTcacaaaaactaaaattttaaacaataataaaacatctGACATACAACTGGAACACTTTTTCCGTGTCCATATGCGGCATCATCAAATGTCATCTGGTGATTAGGTGTCATTTCATTACATCATCTAAGTTTGTGCAAGTGTTCCCTGCACAGCTATCTAGCACCTTTCTCTTGCACTATCTTCGTTGCACTCAATAACAGACACAGTATAAGCCGCGTCCAATTTACAAGCAAATGActcataaaggaatattctgggttcaatacaagttaagctcaatcgacagcatttgtgccataatgttgattatcttaTAACCTagatgtttcctttaaaaaaaacaaaaaacaaaaaaaaaaaaacaatttgagcAGAGCTTGTAATGTACCTGGAATTTTCTTTTAAGAACCACAGTCATTTTAGGTAATGTCCAACTAAATTAACTGAGATGCGTGACTGATGTGTACTTTTTGTTTGTTAGACATAGATTAGTATGATTACTCACTGGTTGTTCGTTGCCCTTTATTAAACCTTCTCTAattaaaacaaagttttaattAAGTACAGAATTTTGCATAGTTAGGgccaatttaatttaaataaaataaacttcgAGAGTAAAACTCTAAAGCAGTGACATATTGGAACCATAATCAAAGCAACGACATTTGACTAGGCTCCAAAGCAGTGATATAAACTAATAAGATAATATGatataaacaaataaagtaaGGACAGCATCCAGCTTACAGTAAAAGTCAGCTTACAGTATATTTCATtcacaacaaaaagaaaagttccaCAAAAGTTGACTGCACTACAGCAAAGCACAAAATACATAgttctatatactgtacatttccatTTGAATCTTCAGCCACTTCAACATATCATAAAAATCTGCAAAAACTGAAATATGATTCGCCCCAAAACTGAATGTAAGAAACTAGGATGGAAAGTAGTGCTTATGAACAAGCATCTAGTTAATTGTCTTTTGAATGAAAATGTAAAGAATCAAACATATTATCTAAGaattcattaaatataaattaagtaTTCTTTACAGATGCATATGCTCTGTAAAGCATTGTGCAATAATTGTGAATTAAAACGACCCGTTTCTGAAAGAAaacgaattaaaaaaaaataggtgtTAAACAGTGTTTGAATAAATCACAAAAGTAACCAAGTATTCCTTACCTTTGCAAGACGCTCTGGCGAGTATCCGTGTGACTTGTTGGAGTAAAGAGTGTGATGGAGACTTTAGCACCTTTAATTGCTCGCATCCAGGGCGGGAATTAAACAGTTGGTCACacctttttttactttattttttccgCCCTAGTCCAAATCCCACAGTTGCAACGCAAAAACAAAACGCACGCCATTATGTCCCGCTAAGGAAAGGAGGAACACGCCCTTTGAAACAATAATGTAACTCGTATTCATATTTCCCTTTGCATCATCAACTCAAAATAGAACAGGTGGGTCGGTGACGCAGAGACTGGAAATCATGATCGCGTGTGACGCACTTGAttgacaacagaaaaaaaaatctcagaaaTCAATATACAGGATGTTTCCATTTTAAAATGACCACGGTAGCCACTATATAGTAGGCTCCAGTGAATACCAGTATTAACCAACACTGTCAAATAGTAATAATGACTGAGATGATTCTAAAAGCCTGTTTGAAGGAgatcaaaaaattatttcgaatGATTTTACAGTAATAATCAAATGTTTGGCACAAATATTGTTACCATGAAAATGTTTGTAAGATTTAGATCTTTATCTCAGAGTTTACAATCTGAGTATTTTTCTCCTCTGACCTCAGCATCCTTGATCCTCTATTTGAACTCTTCTTCAAATGTTGACTCTGGGTGAGGTTCAGACATCAACTTTTACATTAAATGACCAACATATGCAGCCACAGAGCAACATTTTGGAGAACTCAGGGCTGGAGGAGAGGAAGCTGACCttgacattcttttaaaaatcagatATAAAATATGAAGGTAGAATAAACTGCAACCTTGTGTTCTGTTGGATTGAATAAGATGGGGAAACAATAACAGCATTTTAAATGGCATTATTATAAGAAACAAACATTGACATTTGTAGTCCTAATTTAGGTTACTGTTTacagtctttttcttttatttccccTGTGCATTCTAGTGTATTAGTTATTTTATGAACAATCCATCGATGTTCCACTGCATAATACAGTAGATCATCATCAAAAGAATTTGTTATTTAAGTCTCTGCCATTCCTGTTTCTCTGGCATGGTTGTATAAGAAAGTAATTAATAGGACATGCTGAATGAAGACTCACACCCAGACAACACACAGGCAAACGCATTATATTACCATACCTAAAACACAGACAATAACTAGACCTCACAAATGTGCATGACCAAGACTGCAGTTCAAATATTAGGTTTCTTTACCTTTTGTCATTTACTTTGGACTGGAagataaaaggaaaataaaaataatatttttaaataactttaaaaaaaataaaaacatcttccCTTGTTAAATACTAAAGGTATTATAAATATCATGTACACTACCAAAGAAAAGTTTGGACACATGCACATAGACTTATTATCAGGGGAGACCGGGGCTGGTTGGCACACTATTCATACTTTGTTTAATATCTCTGGTGGAACAAACTGTAAGATGCTCTAACCAGGTGCAAATTAAAGCTTAagttattatgtaaaaaaaaaacaaaacaaaaaaaaaaatagcaaattcaGTTTCAACAAAAGTTGatttttgttcattatttgtgACAAACAACCTAATAatattaagtattattattactattatgatacattattttatgtaatatatgtgtgtatttagaGGTATTAATATGGTAAATATTGTGTAGGAaggttattaattattatttattcttttttatatacCCAGTGTGCCAACCAACCTCACTCACACTCTTTTgataacatcttggttactgtcgtaacctccgttccctgatggagggaacaagacttgtatcaatgtagtgacactaggggtcgcttttgggagccccaaacacctttgagaaaaggccaatgggaattggcgagtggaatttgcatgccactcccccagacatacaggtataaaaggagctgtctcgcaaccactcattcaggttttgtactgacccagatagcaaaaaatatccgcacggcttctttttgccgccgtccctaagctgtcggctataggtgcgtcccactggcggggatgaaacgtttgccgccgaattcgtcacttccatttcttgcgagatgccgcctgcgaaaagctggcgggccgcccgcttcattttctctggcggttgcctcgggctgatcgaccgcaggcggctggcggcaagccgctttgaaatataaggatttctactctcaaaatcgaccagccatgttggctattattattttttgctccaaagccattagggtttataacagagtcttgactcttgattccatgataaggtaaggtttaggaaatgacatttaaattactttgaaactctgaagcgattatacagtaatatatgtaaaatatattgaattattttatgcactttacATTTCTtagattgctgcgcatttgagacatgcaccaataaaccaaaaataattccttttgtaaaacttacttggcaataaatatctttatgattttgattaggttttaaaatagatatttaattcatggtatgaacaatttagcagaataaattgatgaagttagacttttcacgaatgcctgactatcagtgaacagtgaaagacatctgcaacatggccaaaatctcgggtatactttaattttttttattaatttgcaaccacggtgatatctgtcataaacatgaaaatccctgttttgacgtgaaggataaactcaatgaaaaagcgaaattatcctctggtttcacagttgcgcagaaatttcatttatgtctacatttttttcaaggttattttaccttttac
The sequence above is a segment of the Xyrauchen texanus isolate HMW12.3.18 chromosome 2, RBS_HiC_50CHRs, whole genome shotgun sequence genome. Coding sequences within it:
- the si:cabz01007794.1 gene encoding uncharacterized protein si:cabz01007794.1 isoform X2 — translated: MESKWIYVAVLVMVCMIHGAVGLTAINMTISIASNSSITSNNMTGNLTQMGPLNVTGNLTQMRPLNMTGNLMQMGPLNMTGNLTQMRPLNMTGNLTQMGPLNVIGNLTQMHPLNMTGNLTQMGPLNMTGNLTQMRPLNMTGNLMQMGPLNVTGNLTQMRPLNMTGNLTQMGPLNMTGNLTQMRPLNMTGNLTQMGPLNMTGNLTQMGPLNMTGNLTQMGPLNMTGNLTQMRPLNMTGNLTQMGPLNMTGNLTQMGPLNVTSNLPQIGPNIVTSNSMSQLQSMISRENCRTDRACFSAPPTCNPAVSSSCFFLSTRGVSGNSDNLTFELSGETDGYIAVGLSRNNKGNGDTIYSCANINGVVQFIRATLNNSQLTTDNAFSPGSIRGSVNGRKIQCTFTAPGLSSTTTRVANTGAVLQVFTGSLSNGMLNSPVSILVTNGSVDPTNPNSTDITVITANTNATASNATAASNATASNPSQSSNMGPLNMTGNLTQMGPLNMTGNLTQMGPLNMTGNLTQMRPLNMTGNLTQMGPLNMTGNLTQMRPLNMTGNLTQMGPLNVTSNLPQIGPNIVTSNSMSQVIIPGRDNCRKDRACFSAPPTCNPAAQGSCFFLSTKGVNGNTDNLTFELSGESDGYIGVGLSRDNKEGNGATVYSCANNNGIVKFNRATLNNGRLTLDNTFNPGYISGSVNGKKIQCVFVAPGLSSTTTRAANTGTFVLFLTGNFTNGTLGSPVTRMSTNASVDLTNPNSTNVLNTSITSGNTTIATVITTTTTLKPTGGSHALQQAASQAALVILSGVITVLLM
- the si:cabz01007794.1 gene encoding uncharacterized protein si:cabz01007794.1 isoform X3, with translation MESKWIYVAVLVMVCMIHGAVGLTAINMTISIASNSSITSNNMTGNLTQMGPLNVTGNLTQMRPLNMTGNLMQMGPLNMTGNLTQMRPLNMTGNLTQMGPLNVIGNLTQMHPLNMTGNLTQMGPLNMTGNLTQMRPLNMTGNLMQMGPLNVTGNLTQMRPLNMTGNLTQMGPLNMTGNLTQMRPLNMTGNLTQMGPLNMTGNLTQMGPLNMTGNLTQMGPLNMTGNLTQMRPLNMTGNLTQMGPLNMTGNLTQMRPLNMTGNLTQMGPLNVTSNLPQIGPNIVTSNSMSQLQSMISRENCRTDRACFSAPPTCNPAVSSSCFFLSTRGVSGNSDNLTFELSGETDGYIAVGLSRNNKGNGDTIYSCANINGVVQFIRATLNNSQLTTDNAFSPGSIRGSVNGRKIQCTFTAPGLSSTTTRVANTGAVLQVFTGSLSNGMLNSPVSILVTNGSVDPTNPNSTDITVITANTNATASNATAASNATASNPSQSSNMGPLNMTGNLTQMGPLNMTGNLTQMRPLNMTGNLTQMGPLNMTGNLTQMRPLNMTGNLTQMGPLNVTSNLPQIGPNIVTSNSMSQVIIPGRDNCRKDRACFSAPPTCNPAAQGSCFFLSTKGVNGNTDNLTFELSGESDGYIGVGLSRDNKEGNGATVYSCANNNGIVKFNRATLNNGRLTLDNTFNPGYISGSVNGKKIQCVFVAPGLSSTTTRAANTGTFVLFLTGNFTNGTLGSPVTRMSTNASVDLTNPNSTNVLNTSITSGNTTIATVITTTTTLKPTGGSHALQQAASQAALVILSGVITVLLM
- the si:cabz01007794.1 gene encoding uncharacterized protein si:cabz01007794.1 isoform X7, with the translated sequence MESKWIYVAVLVMVCMIHGAVGLTAINMTISIASNSSITSNNMTGNLTQMGPLNVTGNLTQMRPLNMTGNLMQMGPLNMTGNLTQMRPLNMTGNLTQMGPLNVIGNLTQMHPLNMTGNLTQMGPLNMTGNLTQMRPLNMTGNLMQMGPLNVTGNLTQMRPLNMTGNLTQMGPLNMTGNLTQMRPLNMTGNLTQMGPLNMTGNLTQMGPLNMTGNLTQMGPLNMTGNLTQMRPLNMTGNLTQMGPLNMTGNLTQMRPLNMTGNLTQMGPLNVTSNLPQIGPNIVTSNSMSQLQSMISRENCRTDRACFSAPPTCNPAVSSSCFFLSTRGVSGNSDNLTFELSGETDGYIAVGLSRNNKGNGDTIYSCANINGVVQFIRATLNNSQLTTDNAFSPGSIRGSVNGRKIQCTFTAPGLSSTTTRVANTGAVLQVFTGSLSNGMLNSPVSILVTNGSVDPTNPNSTDITVITANTNATASNATAASNATASNPSQSSNMGPLNMTGNLTQMRPLNMTGNLTQMGPLNVTSNLPQIGPNIVTSNSMSQVIIPGRDNCRKDRACFSAPPTCNPAAQGSCFFLSTKGVNGNTDNLTFELSGESDGYIGVGLSRDNKEGNGATVYSCANNNGIVKFNRATLNNGRLTLDNTFNPGYISGSVNGKKIQCVFVAPGLSSTTTRAANTGTFVLFLTGNFTNGTLGSPVTRMSTNASVDLTNPNSTNVLNTSITSGNTTIATVITTTTTLKPTGGSHALQQAASQAALVILSGVITVLLM
- the si:cabz01007794.1 gene encoding uncharacterized protein si:cabz01007794.1 isoform X5, whose amino-acid sequence is MESKWIYVAVLVMVCMIHGAVGLTAINMTISIASNSSITSNNMTGNLTQMGPLNVTGNLTQMRPLNMTGNLMQMGPLNMTGNLTQMRPLNMTGNLTQMGPLNVIGNLTQMHPLNMTGNLTQMGPLNMTGNLTQMRPLNMTGNLMQMGPLNVTGNLTQMRPLNMTGNLTQMGPLNMTGNLTQMRPLNMTGNLTQMGPLNMTGNLTQMGPLNMTGNLTQMGPLNMTGNLTQMRPLNMTGNLTQMGPLNMTGNLTQMRPLNMTGNLTQMGPLNVTSNLPQIGPNIVTSNSMSQLQSMISRENCRTDRACFSAPPTCNPAVSSSCFFLSTRGVSGNSDNLTFELSGETDGYIAVGLSRNNKGNGDTIYSCANINGVVQFIRATLNNSQLTTDNAFSPGSIRGSVNGRKIQCTFTAPGLSSTTTRVANTGAVLQVFTGSLSNGMLNSPVSILVTNGSVDPTNPNSTDITVITANTNATASNATAASNATASNPSQSSNMGPLNMTGNLTQMRPLNMTGNLTQMGPLNMTGNLTQMRPLNMTGNLTQMGPLNVTSNLPQIGPNIVTSNSMSQVIIPGRDNCRKDRACFSAPPTCNPAAQGSCFFLSTKGVNGNTDNLTFELSGESDGYIGVGLSRDNKEGNGATVYSCANNNGIVKFNRATLNNGRLTLDNTFNPGYISGSVNGKKIQCVFVAPGLSSTTTRAANTGTFVLFLTGNFTNGTLGSPVTRMSTNASVDLTNPNSTNVLNTSITSGNTTIATVITTTTTLKPTGGSHALQQAASQAALVILSGVITVLLM